The sequence ATCAAGCTGATCGCGGGAGAAATCCCGATGTAGCGAAGGCCGCGCCGCTCCCAAAATTGAGTGCTGTGACGCTCAGGCGTGACTTGCAAGGTAAGCGGTTGTCCTTGCCGTAAAAGATCGATCGTGAGCGTTTCGTTTTCGCTGCTAATGATGCGCCACGTGATGGATGCCCCCGCACCGCGGAAACGGTGAACAGCGTGACCGTCTATCTTTTGGATTTGGTCGCCAGGTTGAATGCCAGCTTTGGCCGCTGGCGATTCCGGAATCACATAGCCTACAGTCGTGGTCGTTTCCGATTCGGATGTCGGACGGCCAACGAAATAAATGATGCAAGCAAAAACAAAGGCAAGCAGGAAGCTGAATAACGGACCGGCCGCAGCGACGATGATTTTATCCAGAGGTGGAGCTGGAGGAAGCTCTTTGAGTTTTTCGTTTTCAATTTTCCCTTCGATAATCTCCATGGGCGCCATTTGGGGGATCGAGACAAATCCACCTGCAGGAATACAGCCGATCGAGTAGGTGACGTCGCCCACTTTTTTTTGCCAGATCGGTTTTCCAAACCAAATGCCAAAGCGATCCACGTAAAGACCTCGCCAGCGGGCCGCTAAGAAATGGCCGAGCTCATGAACGAGGATGAGAAGGTTAAAAAGCAAAATGACTTCAATGAGGATGAGGAGGTTGTGAATCATAAAACAACAGGAGAACAATCCAGATGAAGATGTGCGCGAGCATATTCACGCGCCCATGCATCAGCTTGAAGAATTTCTTCTAGATGCGGATGGAGAGTAGGCGCGTGTGCTTGCATGGTGGCTGATACCGTTTCCCATATCGCAGGGAAAGGGATTTTTTCGTCGAGAAAAGCAGCGACAGCAACTTCGTTGGCGGCGTTGAAGACTGCAGGCAGTGTGCCGCCAATCTGACCCGCCTGCCGAGCAAGATTTATAGCAGGAAAGCGAACCGGGTCAGGAGGCTCAAAGGTAAGTGCGCGAATTTGTGTGAGATCGAGCGGTGGTAGAGTATTGGGAAGACGTTCAGGATAAGTAATCGCATATTGGATCGGGAAACACATGTCGGTATGGCTCATCTGAGCAAGCTGTGAGCCATCGATAAATTCAACCATGGAATGTATTATGGACTGCGGATGGATAAGGACATCCACCCGGTCGATCGGAACATTAAAGAGCCAACGCGCCTCGATCATTTCAAGGCCTTTATTAAAAAGAGTCGCAGAGTCTATGGTGATTTTGGCGCCCATTTTCCATGTTGGATGCCGCAAAGCTTGTGCTGGAGTAGCGCGCGCTATCTCCTCTGCTGAGGATTGCCGGAACGGACCTCCTGAAGCTGTAAGAATAAGGCGCGAAATGTGTTTGTGAGAATGACCTTCCAAACATTGAAAGATAGCATTGTGCTCGCTATCTACAGGAAGCACGCGAACGTTGTGTCTTTCTGCCTCACGCATGACAATCTCACCTGCCATGACGAGAATTTCTTTGCTCGCAACGGCGATGTCTTTGCCTGAACGGATAGCAGCAAGAGCGGGTTGCAACCCTTGAGTGCCGACGATCGCGATCAGGATGAGATCCGCATCGGCAAGGGTAGCTAGTTCAATCAATCCCGACGCACCGGAGAAGGTTTTTGTTTGCCGTGGAGCCTCTGAGCGAAGCACAGGGTATAACGTTTCATCCGAAATGGAAATCGCCTGTGGCTTGAATTCATGAGCTTGTGCAAGCAACGCATCCACTTGCCGATGTGCCGCCAGACCAATAACCTCCATGTGTTGAGGCAAATCTCGAGCGACCTTAAGAGCGCTTTGACCTATCGAACCCGTTGAGCCAAGGATGACGACGCGCTTTTTCATACTCATCATGGGGGCAGTAAGATAAACTTCAAATAGAAATAAAGCACCGGTGCGGTAAAAAGAAGACTATCAATCAAATCCAGCGCCCCACCAATACCGGGAATCGACTTGCCTGAATCTTTAATATGAGCGTCTCGTTTCACCACACTTTCCGCCAAATCCCCCACGACACTAGCTAGTGCAAGTAAAAGTCCCAGCGCATAAGCATGGTAAGAGTGGAAAAGCTTCAAGCCGTTGGGGAACAGATACGCCAAGGCTACGCTGACGGTGATCGCAAATACTAATCCCCCGACAAAACCTTCCCAAGTCTTTTTAGGACTGATGTGCGGTATCATCTTGTGGCGGCCTATGAGCATCCCTGTCAAATAGGCTCCCATATCCGTAAACTTCGTCACTATAAGCAAATAGAGCAACAAAAATCGCCCTTCTACCTCTGCGTGGATGCTGTAGGAAAGCAATGCAGCAAAGCTAAACAAATACGATACATAAAAAAAGCCAAACACCGTCAAAGCCACTGTCAAAATCGGAGTCGAGTTAGGTTCTGGAACCAAAACAAGTCGTATCAAGACTGATATGATCAAAACCACAAAAGTCAGCTCTTGAAACAACCCAAAATTCCCCGCTTGCTCAGGCCTCAACACCAAAAAATACCCGACCCCCAAAAACAACAGTAGCCCACAAAAAATCCCATTGTGTTTATAGACGCGCAAATGTTTTTCCTCCTGAGCCCTGTAAAATTCCCATTGCGCCGCTAGCCCAAAAAGGGTGAGCACCACCCACGACCCAAAGTTCCAACCTGAAAAAATCAAACCAAACACCACTGCCCACAACGCCAACGAGGTCCCAAATCGCCACCAAAAATTTGTGTTAACCATAGACTTCCCTAAACGTCTCAACTCTAAAATTGCTCCACGATCTCGATCCGATGCTCCAGCATCTCATCACCATCGAAATAAAAACATCCTCGAAACCTCTGACCTCGCAATAATAAGGGCAACCACAATGCATCATCTTTCCACATCCGCTCGTAAGGAATTGCCTCCTGCTCAACCCAAAAAGGCTTAGCTTCTGCCGTCTCCACCAATTCCCCTTCATACCTGCAAGCCGCAAACACACTGCAAAAAAGCCCATATCCATCCCGAAACTGAAAACTCAACTCCCCCATTAACACCGGATCAAGCGGCCTTATCCCGATCTCCTCCTGTGTCTCCCGCACAGCGGCATCTTCAGGCGTCTCGCCAGTTTCTACGCGGCCTCCCGGTCCGTTCACCTTCCCCGCTCCAAGGCCTCTTTTCTTTTCGATCAACAACACCCTACGCCTTTCATTATCGAGCACAAATAAAAGCGTCGCGCGATCTCTCGGCTCCCACCGCGACCAATCGTATGCCGGCATCCTTTGCATGAGCACCGCATACTGTCACCATTCCTAAAAGAAACAACGCTGAAAATATCCGCTCTCTATCCCCACAAAAGCATTGCACCACCCCCCATTCTCTTTTATTAACAAAATCCGCTATGCCCTCCTTGACGGAAGATCAGCTCTCGCAACTTAAAACCGCCCTAAAGCGATGTGACGATACCACAATTCAGGCCGCCATCGCTTTCCGCGAACACAACGACTTTTCACAAGTCCCCACCATTGTCACTGGGATCATCGCCCGCTTCATGCCGCCGGAAAACGTTGAAAAAATCCGCTCCGCCAATGACTCTACTCGCCTTGCCGAAGACCTCGGCATCGACTCCCTCACCATGCTCGAAATTGTCATGACGATCGAAGAGGTCCTCTCCATGCGCATCGAAGATTCTGAACTCCGCGACATCCGCACCCTCGGCGACGTAAAGAACTTCATTCAACACAAAATCGCCACACTTTCCCCATCTGCCTCTCAAGCCCATCCCGATGCCCTTCCAGCCACCCTAAATTACGACCGCGAAAAGCTTCACCTCATCCTCCCGCAGCAGCATCCTTTCCTTTTCCTATCCAAAGCCACCATTCAAAACAATCGTGTCTACGCCTCATACACCTTCACTGGCCAAGAAGAATTCTTCCAAGGCCATTTTCGCGGGGACCCTACCGTGCCCGCCGTCATTGTCTTCGAAGCCGCAGGACAAGCGGCCTGCCTTTACCTAATCGAAGTGATCGTTCCAAAAGAAAAAGCCCAAACAGGCGCCATCCCACTCTTTGTCTCCCTAGAAAACGCCCACTTCCACCGCAAAGCCCGTCCAGGCGACACCATCCACATCGAAGTCATCCCCGTGCGCGAACGCCTCCCCCTCGCTGTCTTCAACGCCACCGTCACCCTAGCCGGTGAAACCCTCGCCACCGTTGAGCGCCTCACCCTTGCCTATGGTAACATCCCCCACACCCCTTCATAAATCACCACCCCTGCCTTTTCACATCTCGTTACAAAAAATTGTAACTCGCACCATCGCGACACCGCCCATCTTACAACCTCTCCCCTCATCCCACGACGAGCCCCAAAATACCGCTTACCGCTCCAAAAACATTTTCCAATCAGTTTGCTCCCGTGCCCACGGCCTTGCGCCTAAAAGGCGAGCAAGCTGCCACCGACTCAATATTAAACCTCCCCAATCACCCCGCGCAATCTCAACTCATGTCAACTCACAACCCCAAAACTCCACTTAACCCATGAAAAAAATCACTCCCATCCTCCTCTGTTTGACGGCCACCCTCCAGATCCAAAACATAAACGCCCAAATCATAAATTACACCACTCTCGGAACCACCATATCCGAAAACTTCGACAACCTCATCTCCTCAGGTAACGTCCCCAATGTCTTCTCCTCCACCCCAGGCATACAAGCCGGTATTCCAGGCCTTACGGGTTGGTATGGAACCAAAATTAGTGGAGCTTCTAGCATCAACACCAACTTCACTGCAAGCGACGGAAGCTTTCCCAACGGAGGCCTCTACAGCTATGGCTCCGCCGGCTCCACCGAACGCGCCCTTGGCGCCTTAGCCAGCTCTAACAACACTATGGCCTTTGGCGTTGCCATCGCCAACCTGACAGGACACACCCTCACTGAATTCACCATCACTTACGACGGTGAATTCTGGCGATCCCCTAACGCTCAGCTAAATACCCTTAGTTTCTACTACGGCTTCGATGTCACCCCAGGAGTAAATCTATCCAATTTCCTCAGTTCCCCAAATATGATCCCCTTCCCCTTACTCGACCTCATCGGCCCAGCCCCAAATGGAAACAGCTTCCCCCTCGATGGCAATCTCCCAGCCAACCGCACGGCAGGTATTACAAGCACAGTCACAGGCATCTCCTGGCAACCAGGTCAAGTCCTCTTCATCGCCTGGAGAGATCAAGATAATATTGGATCCGATGCCGGACTCGCCGTAGACAACTTCTCCTTAACTCCTGCGCCAGAGCCCTCCACATTCGCACTCATCGTCCTCGGTATTAGCCTCCTCCTCTTCCACCTTCGCCGCAACAAAAATGCCTGACACAACTTAACCACCACCCCAACACAATCCTAGTGCTTCCCTCACCTTCACCCCACTCAAAGATATTCATCAAAATAAAACTCAAACAAACGACACCCCATCCTCTATCTCCCAACAAATCGCCAACTCCACCACTACACCACCCGCAGACAACACCATCCACCATCAGACCAACAAAAACCCAATCCCTTCTCCAATCCCTAAAATCCCTTACATACAGCCCGATTGCCAACCAGATAACTCATCCCGAATCCTGCATCCACAAACAACCTTTCCATACCCAACCCTCCATGACTAAAACTCAAGTCCCATCACCCGCAGCAACCCTTTAAACACATCCAACTTTATAAACAAATGTTACAAAAATTTTTAAATACACTAATTGACAACAACTTAAAACTTTCTATGCTGCCACTATAAAAAAATGCGGCTATGCCAACACTCCTCCACCAATTTCCCCTCTCGGGATTGAGCCGATGCTGCTACCCCCACAGCCAGCTCGCTCAATACCTCCTCAACACCGCAAGCCCCTCACTTGCGGACAACCCCAAACCACATAACCTCAACCCAAAACCCTAACCACAAACCCAACTTACCCTCATATGAAAAAACTAACACCCCTCCTCCTAGTCGGTCTTGCAGCGGCCCTACCGCTCGCAAGAGTTCATGCACAGTT is a genomic window of Candidatus Methylacidiphilales bacterium containing:
- a CDS encoding M50 family metallopeptidase, giving the protein MIHNLLILIEVILLFNLLILVHELGHFLAARWRGLYVDRFGIWFGKPIWQKKVGDVTYSIGCIPAGGFVSIPQMAPMEIIEGKIENEKLKELPPAPPLDKIIVAAAGPLFSFLLAFVFACIIYFVGRPTSESETTTTVGYVIPESPAAKAGIQPGDQIQKIDGHAVHRFRGAGASITWRIISSENETLTIDLLRQGQPLTLQVTPERHSTQFWERRGLRYIGISPAISL
- a CDS encoding 1-deoxy-D-xylulose-5-phosphate reductoisomerase produces the protein MKKRVVILGSTGSIGQSALKVARDLPQHMEVIGLAAHRQVDALLAQAHEFKPQAISISDETLYPVLRSEAPRQTKTFSGASGLIELATLADADLILIAIVGTQGLQPALAAIRSGKDIAVASKEILVMAGEIVMREAERHNVRVLPVDSEHNAIFQCLEGHSHKHISRLILTASGGPFRQSSAEEIARATPAQALRHPTWKMGAKITIDSATLFNKGLEMIEARWLFNVPIDRVDVLIHPQSIIHSMVEFIDGSQLAQMSHTDMCFPIQYAITYPERLPNTLPPLDLTQIRALTFEPPDPVRFPAINLARQAGQIGGTLPAVFNAANEVAVAAFLDEKIPFPAIWETVSATMQAHAPTLHPHLEEILQADAWAREYARAHLHLDCSPVVL
- a CDS encoding phosphatidate cytidylyltransferase, with the protein product MVNTNFWWRFGTSLALWAVVFGLIFSGWNFGSWVVLTLFGLAAQWEFYRAQEEKHLRVYKHNGIFCGLLLFLGVGYFLVLRPEQAGNFGLFQELTFVVLIISVLIRLVLVPEPNSTPILTVALTVFGFFYVSYLFSFAALLSYSIHAEVEGRFLLLYLLIVTKFTDMGAYLTGMLIGRHKMIPHISPKKTWEGFVGGLVFAITVSVALAYLFPNGLKLFHSYHAYALGLLLALASVVGDLAESVVKRDAHIKDSGKSIPGIGGALDLIDSLLFTAPVLYFYLKFILLPP
- a CDS encoding 8-oxo-dGTP diphosphatase → MQRMPAYDWSRWEPRDRATLLFVLDNERRRVLLIEKKRGLGAGKVNGPGGRVETGETPEDAAVRETQEEIGIRPLDPVLMGELSFQFRDGYGLFCSVFAACRYEGELVETAEAKPFWVEQEAIPYERMWKDDALWLPLLLRGQRFRGCFYFDGDEMLEHRIEIVEQF
- a CDS encoding phosphopantetheine-binding protein, with translation MPSLTEDQLSQLKTALKRCDDTTIQAAIAFREHNDFSQVPTIVTGIIARFMPPENVEKIRSANDSTRLAEDLGIDSLTMLEIVMTIEEVLSMRIEDSELRDIRTLGDVKNFIQHKIATLSPSASQAHPDALPATLNYDREKLHLILPQQHPFLFLSKATIQNNRVYASYTFTGQEEFFQGHFRGDPTVPAVIVFEAAGQAACLYLIEVIVPKEKAQTGAIPLFVSLENAHFHRKARPGDTIHIEVIPVRERLPLAVFNATVTLAGETLATVERLTLAYGNIPHTPS
- a CDS encoding PEP-CTERM sorting domain-containing protein, which translates into the protein MKKITPILLCLTATLQIQNINAQIINYTTLGTTISENFDNLISSGNVPNVFSSTPGIQAGIPGLTGWYGTKISGASSINTNFTASDGSFPNGGLYSYGSAGSTERALGALASSNNTMAFGVAIANLTGHTLTEFTITYDGEFWRSPNAQLNTLSFYYGFDVTPGVNLSNFLSSPNMIPFPLLDLIGPAPNGNSFPLDGNLPANRTAGITSTVTGISWQPGQVLFIAWRDQDNIGSDAGLAVDNFSLTPAPEPSTFALIVLGISLLLFHLRRNKNA